TGTGGTaatttcgtcaatctcaaggatttgccagcccagtcttcgaagatactCATAGGGGTGGTGAGTGTGCGTGCATTGTGAGTTTCTACGttccagtcttcgaagatgctcataaggGTAGGTTTTGTCggtccagtcttcgaagatgctcatagaggtagggtttgcgtgcgtacGTTCATAGAGGTGGTAAGTGTGCGAGCGTTGTAAGTTTCTgcattgtactgtgtaattttaaaaaaaaagcagggaTGTGGTTACCAATACGTTACCTGGATACGGCTTCCAGGCCGCGTATCCGTATCAGGTACATGACGGATACGGGATACGTATCAGATACGTATTCCGTACGTATCTAGCGATTTGATGCAGAGCCGCCGTCCTCCGTCTCCCATCCCGATGCATCTCGCACGCGCCCTAGCGAGATGTCGCCACCACACGCTGGGTACAGGcatgcgtcgccgccgcgcccggcaGCACAACACCTTCTCTGCAAACAGGCACAGCCGCACAGCACCTCCGCCGCGAGTTTAGAGGCCGGGTGGCAGCCGGCCAGGGCCGTCACCGCCCAAGGCAAGCACAGCACCGGCAGCATCGAAGCACCGTTGCAGCTTTTTATTTGTTTCCCTCACTACTTGAGATAAATCCACTCCTCTAGTGTTTCATGCTTGATCTGCAATGTCTTTATTATTTTAGGATAAGTAGTCAAGGActattgtttttgttagatcCAACCTCCAAATGCTACTGTGCAGTCTGTACTAGTGCATCTAGCAATTCTAGGGGTAGTGCGGAATGTTGATGCACATCAATCAAAGAGCAACTGTGTTGATTGAACTATTAAATTTGCGTTTTGTATGCTATTTGTAGTCTTGCACTTTATTACACACCAATTTTTTAGGGGGCTTAAATCGCTTCGTCAACTATAGCAGAGTTGGAGAAGATGGCCATGGAATGAACTGCAACTGCACTAATCCTAGTATTATATTGCCATTTTCTTAAAAGAATCCTTAATTTTTTGtatttctaatatatatataaatatataaatgtatTCCCGTATCCTTGTTTTTTGGAAAATACCGTATCCATGTATCGACGTATCGAGGTAGCATAGGTTACCATGGGAGATCGAGCcaaggagtaaaaaaaaaagtaaaagtaaCAGCGACGGTGTAAATGTCCTACAATAACtagagaaggggaaaaaaaggaaaaggagaatAGATGGGCTAAGTTGGCTGGTTTGTTTGGGCTTGACCCATTGCAGCGAGGAGAGAGAGTTGAGagtaggccctgtttctttggGCCAAGCTAAGCTAGCATGCACGCACGCAAGATCAGGCCGGTCAGCAAGCTAGCAGCAACTCaatgcagcagcagcggcataCAGTGCAAAATATTAGTACACCTTGGAGGGAGTGGATTCTCTCGAGGGAATATCTCCTTATTATTTGCATGTTatctaaataattataaaaaaaattcaactaaatagattaatatgtaatagatcactccacaaacatgaaagttaaaattcaacttctgcAAGTTGCAAAAAAAGATATTAAACTATGGCTAGTAAACGTATATTCacattcaaatttatttttttcgttgtaacttatagaagttaaatttgaccTTACATGTTTATGTAGTGATTtaattatcatatattaatctatcttattggtttttttcaaatattttcataaccatttagaacACATGCAAATAATGAGGGATGTCCCTTCAAGAGTTTAGAATAGCTTCCCCCACCATGGAAGATTGAAGAAGAGATGAAGTGGCTTATAAGGATGAGTGCCTGAACTTTGTCAACTTTGACTTAAATAAGTTTATGTAAAACGAGGATGAAAACACTGAGTTAaaagtatagatggccatatggcccgtGGCCCGCGGCCCGGCCCAAAGCACGGctgtttggcccggcccaagcacggcacgacCCGACTGGGGTCGTGCTCGTGCCGTCCCGGCCCGACagccgggccgtgcttgggccgcacCTTCGGCACGCTGGGCCAGCACGGCACGGCCtggtcaaataaaaaaatatagggatgcaaaatagacttaaataATCGTATAATGCAAGGCCCAAGACAAGAggtatacaaaatagacttattttccagccatttaaacacagtccacagagttgagggaccaaaaatagactttttctgtGAGGAGTATACAGAATAGACTTATTCTCCAGCCATTTAAACACAACCCACAGAGTTGAGGGaccaaaaatagactttttctgtGAGGAAGCACGATGACCCATCGTGCCTTCTGGCCGGCCCGGCATGGCCCGAGTAGTATTGGGCCATGCCTGGGCTGTGTATGCCGCCATTAGGCTGGCACGGCATGGCCCGGtgcgtcggtcgggccgtgccgacCCGACAAGCCTCAGCCCAGGTATGGCCGGgcttgggccgtgccgtgccgggtgGCCtacatggccatctatagttAAAAGTATATAGTTGTGGTTCAATTCAACTCATCACCGTTTTCGGAACTCTAAAAACAGGTGAacattctttttataaaatcacaaTTAAATAATTTAATGGTGTAGGATATCAGTTATGGCGAAAAtgtttgtcagggttatggataaggcataccctctatcctacgacttatgaAATATACCGATAAGATATACCTTCACGTATACGGATCGTTTCCGTACACGCCATTAGGAACTCGTCTCAAgttatggaaaatatctctgAGTTAAGAAATTGCCGAAGTCCTACTCGGAAAGGGTAAAATCTCTGTTATATCGTGTCGGTTTACATATCCCTAAGTCTTACATGAGGGTCAAGGTATtacacggtataaaagggacccctagGGGGAGGCGAAGGGCATCGCATCTCATCGACCACACACCCACCAAAGTTTACGAAATCGGAGTGCACGGAGCCAAGTcaccgggagatctcgtcgaatccctcgactacgatctcgtcggtaccaTCTGTTTcgactactctctttgtaataTGTTCTTATCgtcatcaatctcatataaactggactagggctattacctgacaaggggcctgaaccagtataatccttatcttttgtttgcttgatgtcgtactacgtagaccctCGTTCCAACATACCCCAATAATTAACTCATCCGGTCCGCGAGTATCCCACGTCGACAGTGGTGCGCCAagtagggggacttggtgctcaaggatcTACCAGTATGACTTCAGGACTTCCCGACAACAGTGTCATCGCCAGCGTCGATCAAGGAGTTTCTACCTCGACACCGCTAGTGTGGACTTAGGTCGGATCTATTGTCTTTCTGGTCTATACCGTTACACCAATCTCGGCTGGCCCAATCATCATTGGGAACGAGAGAGGTACGGCAACGACTGAGAGAAACGACGCCCCGCCGACAATTCCTCCCACTCAGGTggagaacggaacatcgacGGCCCCAACATCTGGGAGGAACCCTCAGGCGGCTGAAATTCACCCTTCATGTGAAAGATCAAAGCCGACAAGGATGACCACCCTAAGACCGAGATCTTGGTGTCCTGTGCATAAGACAACCAAGCATACTCTCGAGGACTGTCCGGTGATACTCCACGTACAAGCTGAACTCTACGCCTGTTGGGAACGAGGGATTCAACACACTTCACCAACGGGAACCACCTACTGTCCGATCCACAGATCTAGATCTCATGATTTCACAAATTGCAGAATCTTTCTCTGGACCCTCAAACCAGCGCATCATCGTGTCCAACAACCATGAGTTCAAACCCCGTGCGTTGCCAAGGAACCAGATGTGGCACCGATTCCAGATAGGTTTGTGGGATCTGTCGGTACAAACGAGCCATCCGTGTTGCACCTCCTTGAAGGCAACGAACCCTCCTCGCAGTCACCTAGGGATGTAAACGTGGTCGACAACACTAAGACAAGTGCGTCCGCAGCAGCGAGAATGCCCGCTCATCAGTTGCGGAACTTGGACGCGATATTGAGAGAAAGTCCTTTCGATCCAGTAACAAACCCAGACGCCAGCCAATTGGCAGAGCGACTACGGGAAACTGTGACGAACCTCAATGCCGCGTTTGCCGAAGCAGCAGGCGGCCCAGAGCCGCACAGGAACGGAGAGCGACCCACCAAGGACGCGGATGGAGAAGACCTCGCCGGAAGACATGCCACCGGTGATCATTCCCCTCGAGAAAGACATGATCCTACACCACCACGCCGTGAAGATAGCGATCTTCGCGAGCATCTGAACAGACGCCAGCAGAGTAGGAGGGATCGTAACGAAGACGACCATCGTCGCCATCACTCTCCTTCTCGTCGGGAGGACGGTACTCCACATCGACAACATCATCATCGCTCTCCCTCGCGGCGAGAAAGAGACGACGGCCGAGGAAATACCCCAAATGAAGATCGAGATCATCGGCCCCATAATGATCGATGCGATAACGACAACAACCGAGGTCAGGAGAATAATCGCCGAAGACAGGAGAGGGACGGCGACAACCGACGTGATCGAAACTCCCAATCTCCTTATCCGAGTCGAGATCGAGGACGCGATCATCGCTCGAGAAGCCAAGCTCCTGAGCCAAGTGACCCCTCatcctcgtcttcgtcgtccTCTTCGGATCGGCCTCCAAGACGATGTCGCGACCACGGGCCACACCCTATCCCAGGAAACGGATGCAGGGCGTTCACACCAGCGCTCCGCAATGTGCGATGGCCCGAGAAGTTCCTACCGGGATCGATTGAGAAATATGATGGAGGTACAGACCCAGAAGAATTTCTGCAAGTCTACTCCACAGTTCTCTATGCCGCTGGTGCAGACGACAACACTCTGGCTAATTATTTGCTAGCCGCGTTGAAAGGTTCTGCTCGTTCATGGTTCGTCCATCTCTCGCCGAACTCAATTTCTTCGTGGGAAGATTTGTGGTAGCagttcatcgccaacttccaagggacatacaagcgccacgcgattgAAGACGACCTACACGCTCTAACTTAGAACCCGAGCGAGTCATTGCGGGACTATATTCGGCACTTTAACAAGTGCAAAAATACGATCCCCGAGATCACCGATGCTTCTGTCATCCGAGCATTCAGATCAGGCGTCCGAGATCGGTACACCACCCAGGAGTTGGCGACGCGCCGAATCACGTCTGCCCGAAAGCTATTCGAGATCATCGATAGATGCGCTCATGCAGACGATGCACTGAGGCGCAAGGAGGGAAAAAGCAAGGCGGGGGATGAGAAGAAGAAGTCGACCGATAAGGATGCACCAGAGTCGAGCAAAAAGAGAAGCCGCAAGAGTGGGTAGCGCAAGTCCTCGATAGAGGTCCTTGCCACGGAACAAGTGGAACCGTCCAGACGCCCCAATCCCCAGAGCGACGACTCGCGCAAGGCATGATGCCCAATCCACAAGACAAGCAATCACGCCATGGAGGATTTCTATGTCATAAAAAAAGAGCTTGCGAGACAACTAGCGATCGAAAGAGGGAAGCGAGTACGAGTTGTCGAAACGGCagaagaagccgccgccgccaactccgaCTCTGCCTTTCCAGAATACGACCTACACGTCTCCCACATCTTCGGCGGATCCACGTCGTACAACTCTAAGAGAGAGTATAAAAAAGTGGAACGCGAGGTCTGCTCCACCTCGCAAACAACAGCTGCCAAGATGAAGTAGTCCCAACACAAGATCGAGTTCTCGGAAGCGGATCACCCCAACATCGCGACTACGCCCGGCAGATATCCAACAGTGGttgaacccactattcggaacataAAGGTGGCGAGAGTTCTCATCGACGGCAGGAGCTCGATTAACCTGCTCTTCGCCAGCACCTTAGACGCGATGGGAATACCTCGAAGCGAGCTGACACCCACAGATTAGCCCTTCCACAGAATCACCCCGGAGTCGTCGTCTAAGCCATTGGGAAAGATCATGCTACCCGTCACCTTCGGACATGCCGAaaacttccgaacagagcagatcacctttgatgccGCAGAGTTCGACACCGCCTACAATGCCATcattgggagaactgcactcgcaAAATTTATGGCGGCGTTGCATTACGCATACCAAGTGCTCAAAATGCCAGGACCGAAAGGGACAATCACTATCCAGGGGAACACCAAGTTGGCAGtacaatgcgacaagcggagcctcgacatggtcgagcatacTCCTAACCCGCCCGCCACAACCGAAAaccccaagaaagtgagcaagccCAAGAAGACACCAAAACCAGATGGCGCCATCAAGATCATCCCACTGTCTAGCTCCAACCCCGACAAAACTGTCAAGATTGGGGCATCgttggacgacaaataggaactcgtgctcatcaccttcctccgagACAATgcagacgtgttcgcttggcaacCGTTAGACATGCCGGGAGtaccagggaggtgattgagcacaaactgatgttgcgacccgatgccaagccagttaAGCAGAAACTGCGGAGATTCGCACCCGACcaaaaacaagccatacgaaaAGAACtagacaaacttctcaaagctggcttcataAGAGAAGTCCTCCATCCAGAGTGACTCGTAAATCCAGTAATAGTACGCAAAGCCAACAGGAAgtggaggatgtgcgtcgacttcaccgatctcaacaaggcgtgccccaaAGACCACTTCCCtctcctcgaatagaccaattgGTGGATTCAACGGTTGGTTGCGAGTTGTTAAGCTTCcttgacgcttactccggctaccaccaaattagcatggcaaaagaggatgAGGAGAAGACAACGTTCATCACGCCTTTCGGTGTATTCTGTTATACCAAGATGTCTTTTGGATTAATAAGCGCAGGCAACACATATCAGCGCAGGATCCAGGGAGCAGTCGGTACTCAGCTCGGACAAAACGTCGAAGCATATGTGGACGACATCAtcgtcaagaccaagaaaagcgaCTCACTAACCGACGACCTcagggaaacgttcgacaacctccgaagATACCAAATGAAGCTCAATTCGGAGAAGTGTACattcggagtaccgtcggggAAGCTCCTAGGTTTCTTAGTTTCAGGACGAGGAATCTAGGCAAATCTCGAGAAGATCAAGGcgatcgagaacatgaagtcgcccacaaggcTCAAGGAGGTCCAGCGGTTGACAGGATGCATGGCTTCGCTAAGCCGATTCATCGcaaggatgggagaacgaggacaacctttcttcgcccTGCTCAAGAAGCAGGACCAATTCGAGTGGAACCAAGAAGCCGAGAACGCATTTATCGCGCTCAAGCGCTACTTGTCAAACCCCCTTGTACTCGTTGCTCCACACAtcaatgaagaattattcctgtATATCGCTACCACGCCTTATTCTGTGAGTACGGTTATCGTCGTAGAGAGGGAAAAAGAACAACATCCCGTGTACTACGTAAGCGAGGCCCTCCACGACGCAAAAATTAGatacccacagatccaaaaactgctctatGCGGTGGTTATGACATcgagaaagctacgccactacttccagGCTCACAAGGTCACCGTCGTCTCCTCCTTCCCTTTGGGTGAAGTCATTAGGAATAAAGATGTGGTCGGCTGAATTGCCAAATGGGTAGTTGAGCTAAGCCAATTCGATATCCACTTTGTGCCTAGAACAACCATTAAGTCACAGGTCCTCGCCAATTTTGTAGCCATCTGGACTATCCCAGAGGATAGCCCAGCCGCCCAAACGGACAACGAAACCTGGATCATGGCATTTGACGGAGCACTGAATAGCCAAGGAGCAGGCACCGGCTTGACATCCCCCAcaggagatcaattcaagcatgcaatccATCTAAACTTCCGGGCAACAAATAACACggccgagtacgaaggactactcgcagGGATAAAAGCAGCAGCCGCGCTTGGCGTCAAGCGACTAATCGTGAAGGGAGACTCTGAATTGGTCGCAAACCAAGTACACAAAGACTACAAATGCTCCAACCCCGAGTTAGCCAAATATCTCGCCGAGGTTAGAAAACTAGAACGCAAGTTCAACGACATCGAAGTTCGACATGTCTACCGAAAAGACAATGTCGAACCAGACGACCTTGCACGACGCGCTTCCAGGCGAGAACCACTCGAGCCCGGAACGTTT
Above is a window of Oryza sativa Japonica Group chromosome 10, ASM3414082v1 DNA encoding:
- the LOC107279108 gene encoding uncharacterized protein, whose product is MLLSSEHSDQASEIDDALRRKEGKSKAGDEKKKSTDKDAPESSKKRSRKKQITFDAAEFDTAYNAIIGRTALAKFMAALHYAYQVLKMPGPKGTITIQGNTKLAVQCDKRSLDMVEHTPNPPATTENPKKVSKPKKTPKPDGAIKIIPLSSSNPDKTVKIGASLDDK